The Ictidomys tridecemlineatus isolate mIctTri1 chromosome 6, mIctTri1.hap1, whole genome shotgun sequence genome includes a region encoding these proteins:
- the Tsc22d1 gene encoding TSC22 domain family protein 1 isoform X3 — protein MERSLGSRCHRRRCAPAVLREDPASLRARQRLVAGLSVPGVPPPPHSQPRRSGPSRGQRFLPEQPPRAQGLALGGRSGRRFRLRRRRRRRNRARRSVRSRFLLRRFEYKDYGAEGNCTRLLRPPVPNTMHQPPESTAAAAAAADISARKMAHPAMFPRRGSGSGSASALNAAGTSVGSAATTSEDFPPPSLLQPPPPAASSTSGPQPPPPQSLNLLSQAQLQAQPLAPGGTQMKKKSGFQITSVTPAQISASISSNNSIAEDTESYDDLDESHTEDLSSSEILDVSLSRATDLGEPERSSSEETLNNFQEAETPGAVSPNQPHLPQPHLPHLPQQNVVINGNAHPHHLHHHHHIHHGHHLHHGHHHPSHAAVASASIPGGPPSSPVSRKLSTTGSSDGVMPVAPASAVSSSGSPASVMTNIRAPSTTGGIGINSVTGASTMSNVNIAAVSSFNPNVTSSMLGNANISTSSIPSAASVSVGPGVSSGVNVSILSGMGNGTVSSSTVVNSVPNAAAGMTVGLASSQQQQQPTVNTSRFRVVKLDSTSEPFKKGRWTCTEFYEKENAVPATEGVVVNKVVETVKQNPTEVTSERESTSGSSVSSSVSTLSHYTESVGSGEMGAPAVVVQQQQQQQQQPPPPPPPQPALQGVALQQMDFSSTGPQSISAVSIPQSISQSQMSQVQLQSQELSYQQKQGLQPVPLQATINAATGIQPSSVNVVGVTSALGQQPSISSLAQPQLPYSQTAPPVQTPLPGAPPQQLQYGQQQPMVSTQMAPGHVQSVTQNPTPEYVQQQPVLQTAMSSGQSSSAGVGTGAAVIPVAQPQGIQLPVQSTAVQAQPAGASGQPVGQAQTAVSAVPTGTQIANIGQQANIPTAVQQPSTQVTPSVIQQGAPPSSQVVPPAQTGIIHQGVQTSASSLPQQLVIAPQSTLLTVPPQPQGVEPIAQGVVSQQLPAVGPLPSASSISVTNQVSSTGLSGMPSAPTNLVPSQNIAQAPATQNGNLVQSVSQPPLIATNINLPLAPQIPLSSTQFSTQSLAQAIGSQIEDARRTAEPSLVGLPQTISGDSGGVSAVSDGSSSSLAASASLFPLKVLPLTTPLVDGEDESASLLPEVQGVILEPQIQPRPRRAFDVRGPLSLLNPWRQNIQLLERVGKDYKQISFNW, from the exons ATGGAGCGGTCCCTGGGCTCTCGCTGCCACCGCCGTCGCTGCGCCCCGGCCGTGCTCCGCGAGGACCCGGCGTCTCTGCGCGCCCGCCAGCGCCTCGTTGCTGGGCTCTCCGTACCGGGCGTCCCGCCGCCGCCCCACTCACAGCCGCGCCGCTCCGGCCCCAGCCGCGGCCAGCGTTTTCTCCCGGAGCAGCCGCCGCGAGCCCAGGGG CTCGCCCTCGGAGGCAGGAGCGGCCGGCGCTTTCGGctgcggaggaggaggagaaggaggaatcgCGCCCGGAGGAGCGTCAGGTCCCGTTTTCTTCTCCGGCGTTTTGAATACAAAGATtacggtgcagaaggaaattGCACTCGCCTCCTCCGCCCCCCGGTACCCAACACAATGCACCAGCCGCCTGAGTCCACCGCCGCGGCGGCCGCCGCTGCAGACATTAGTGCTAGGAAGATGGCGCACCCGGCAATGTTCCCTCGAAGGGGCAGCGGTAGTGGCAGCGCCTCTGCTCTCAATGCAGCAGGTACCAGCGTTGGTAGTGCTGCCACCACTTCTGAGGATTTTCCGCCTCCGTCGCTGCTCCAGCCGCCGCCTCCTGCAGCATCTTCCACGTCGGGACCACAGCCTCCGCCTCCACAAAGCCTGAACCTCCTTTCTCAGGCTCAGCTGCAGGCACAGCCTCTTGCTCCAGGCGGAActcagatgaaaaagaaaagtggcTTCCAGATAACTAGCGTTACTCCAGCTCAGATCTCTGCCAGTATCAGCTCTAACAACAGTATAGCAGAGGACACTGAGAGCTATGACGATCTGGATGAATCGCACACGGAAGATCTCTCTTCTTCCGAAATCCTTGATGTGTCACTTTCCAGGGCTACTGACTTAGGGGAGCCAGAACGCAGCTCCTCAGAAGAGACTCTGAATAACTTCCAGGAAGCTGAGACACCTGGGGCAGTCTCTCCCAACCAGCCCCACCTTCCCCAGCCTCATTTGCCTCACCTTCCACAACAGAATGTTGTGATCAATGGGAATGCTCATCCACACCaccttcatcaccaccatcatatTCATCATGGGCACCACCTTCACCATGGGCACCATCATCCATCCCATGCTGCTGTGGCCAGTGCATCCATTCCTGGAGGGCCACCCTCAAGCCCAGTGTCCAGAAAACTCTCTACAACTGGAAGCTCTGATGGTGTTATGCCAGTTGCACCAGCTTCTGCTGTATCATCGAGTGGCTCACCTGCATCTGTAATGACTAATATCCGTGCACCAAGTACTACAGGCGGTATAGGTATAAATTCTGTTACTGGCGCTAGTACAATGAGTAATGTTAACATTGCTGCTGTGAGTAGTTTCAATCCTAATGTGACAAGCAGCATGCTTGGTAATGCTAATATAAGTACAAGCAGTATTCCTAGTGCTGCTAGTGTAAGTGTTGGGCCTGGTGTTTCCAGTGGTGTTAACGTGAGTATCTTGAGTGGCATGGGCAATGGTACTGTTTCTTCCTCCACTGTTGTTAACAGTGTTCCTAATGCAGCTGCAGGGATGACTGTGGGATTGGCTTCAAGTCAGCAGCAGCAACAACCAACAGTTAACACATCAAGGTTCAGAGTTGTGAAGTTAGATTCTACTTCTGAGCCTTTTAAAAAAGGTAGATGGACTTGCACTGAattctatgaaaaagaaaatgctgtacCTGCTACAGAAGGTGTGGTGGTAAATAAAGTGGTGGAGACTGTAAAACAAAACCCGACAGAAGTGACTTCTGAGAGGGAGAGCACTAGTGGGAGTTCAGTGAGCAGTAGTGTCAGCACACTGAGTCACTATACAGAGAGTGTGGGCAGTGGAGAGATGGGAGCCCCTGCTGTGGtggtgcagcagcagcagcaacaacaacaacaaccaccaccaccaccaccaccacaaccagctCTTCAAGGTGTGGCCCTCCAACAGATGGATTTCAGTAGCACTGGTCCACAGAGTATTTCAGCAGTCAGTATACCACAGAGTATTTCTCAGTCACAGATGTCACAAGTACAGTTACAGTCTCAAGAACTGAGCTATCAACAAAAGCAGGGTCTTCAACCAGTACCTCTGCAAGCCACTATCAATGCTGCAACTGGTATCCAGCCATCATCTGTAAATGTGGTTGGTGTAACTTCAGCTTTAGGTCAGCAGCCTTCCATTTCCAGTTTGGCTCAACCCCAACTGCCATATTCTCAGACGGCTCCTCCAGTGCAAACTCCCCTTCCAGGGGCACCACCCCAACAGTTACAGTATGGACAACAACAACCAATGGTTTCTACACAAATGGCCCCAGGCCATGTTCAATCAGTGACTCAAAATCCTACTCCAGAATATGTACAGCAGCAGCCAGTTCTTCAAACAGCAATGTCCTCTGGGCAGTCCAGTTCTGCAGGAGTGGGAACAGGAGCAGCAGTGATTCCTGTGGCTCAGCCCCAGGGTATCCAACTGCCAGTCCAGTCCACAGCAGTCCAAGCACAACCTGCAGGGGCATCTGGCCAGCCTGTTGGCCAGGCTCAAACAGCAGTGTCTGCTGTACCTACTGGCACTCAAATTGCAAATATTGGTCAACAGGCAAACATACCTACTGCAGTGCAGCAGCCCTCTACCCAGGTTACACCTTCAGTTATTCAGCAAGGTGCTCCTCCATCTTCACAAGTAGTTCCACCTGCTCAAACTGGGATTATTCATCAGGGAGTTCAAACTAGTGCTTCAAGCCTTCCTCAACAATTGGTTATTGCACCCCAGAGTACCTTGTTAACTGTGCCTCCTCAGCCACAAGGAGTAGAACCAATAGCTCAAGGAGTGGTTTCACAGCAGTTGCCCGCAGTTGGTCCTTTGCCCTCTGCTAGTAGTATTTCTGTTACAAATCAGGTTAGTTCAACTGGTCTTTCTGGAATGCCTTCTGCCCCAACAAACTTGGTTCCATCACAGAATATAGCACAAGCCCCTGCTACCCAAAATGGTAATTTGGTTCAAAGTGTTAGTCAACCTCCCTTGATAGCAACTAATATAAATTTGCCTTTGGCACCACAGATACCACTAAGTTCTACTCAGTTCTCTACACAATCATTAGCTCAGGCAATTGGAAGCCAAATCGAAGATGCCAGGCGCACAGCGGAGCCCTCCTTAGTTGGCTTACCTCAGACTATCAGTGGTGACAGTGGGGGAGTGTCAGCAGTTTCAGATGGGAGTAGCAGCAGCCTAGCAGCCTCTGCTTCTCTTTTCCCGTTGAAGGTGCTACCGCTGACGACACCCCTGGTGGATGGCGAGGATGAGAG TGCTTCTCTCCTACCAGAGGTGCAAGGAGTGATCCTAGAACCACAGATTCAGCCAAGACCACGGAGAGCTTTTGACGTCAGGGGTCCACTTTCTCTACTGAACCCTTGGAGACAGAATATCCAGCTTCTGGAGAGAGTGGGAAAGGATTATAAACAA ATTTCTTTCAACTGGTAA
- the Tsc22d1 gene encoding TSC22 domain family protein 1 isoform X1 → MERSLGSRCHRRRCAPAVLREDPASLRARQRLVAGLSVPGVPPPPHSQPRRSGPSRGQRFLPEQPPRAQGLALGGRSGRRFRLRRRRRRRNRARRSVRSRFLLRRFEYKDYGAEGNCTRLLRPPVPNTMHQPPESTAAAAAAADISARKMAHPAMFPRRGSGSGSASALNAAGTSVGSAATTSEDFPPPSLLQPPPPAASSTSGPQPPPPQSLNLLSQAQLQAQPLAPGGTQMKKKSGFQITSVTPAQISASISSNNSIAEDTESYDDLDESHTEDLSSSEILDVSLSRATDLGEPERSSSEETLNNFQEAETPGAVSPNQPHLPQPHLPHLPQQNVVINGNAHPHHLHHHHHIHHGHHLHHGHHHPSHAAVASASIPGGPPSSPVSRKLSTTGSSDGVMPVAPASAVSSSGSPASVMTNIRAPSTTGGIGINSVTGASTMSNVNIAAVSSFNPNVTSSMLGNANISTSSIPSAASVSVGPGVSSGVNVSILSGMGNGTVSSSTVVNSVPNAAAGMTVGLASSQQQQQPTVNTSRFRVVKLDSTSEPFKKGRWTCTEFYEKENAVPATEGVVVNKVVETVKQNPTEVTSERESTSGSSVSSSVSTLSHYTESVGSGEMGAPAVVVQQQQQQQQQPPPPPPPQPALQGVALQQMDFSSTGPQSISAVSIPQSISQSQMSQVQLQSQELSYQQKQGLQPVPLQATINAATGIQPSSVNVVGVTSALGQQPSISSLAQPQLPYSQTAPPVQTPLPGAPPQQLQYGQQQPMVSTQMAPGHVQSVTQNPTPEYVQQQPVLQTAMSSGQSSSAGVGTGAAVIPVAQPQGIQLPVQSTAVQAQPAGASGQPVGQAQTAVSAVPTGTQIANIGQQANIPTAVQQPSTQVTPSVIQQGAPPSSQVVPPAQTGIIHQGVQTSASSLPQQLVIAPQSTLLTVPPQPQGVEPIAQGVVSQQLPAVGPLPSASSISVTNQVSSTGLSGMPSAPTNLVPSQNIAQAPATQNGNLVQSVSQPPLIATNINLPLAPQIPLSSTQFSTQSLAQAIGSQIEDARRTAEPSLVGLPQTISGDSGGVSAVSDGSSSSLAASASLFPLKVLPLTTPLVDGEDESAETKNLCWLVDREQESTVLGPLTALYFSASLLPEVQGVILEPQIQPRPRRAFDVRGPLSLLNPWRQNIQLLERVGKDYKQISFNW, encoded by the exons ATGGAGCGGTCCCTGGGCTCTCGCTGCCACCGCCGTCGCTGCGCCCCGGCCGTGCTCCGCGAGGACCCGGCGTCTCTGCGCGCCCGCCAGCGCCTCGTTGCTGGGCTCTCCGTACCGGGCGTCCCGCCGCCGCCCCACTCACAGCCGCGCCGCTCCGGCCCCAGCCGCGGCCAGCGTTTTCTCCCGGAGCAGCCGCCGCGAGCCCAGGGG CTCGCCCTCGGAGGCAGGAGCGGCCGGCGCTTTCGGctgcggaggaggaggagaaggaggaatcgCGCCCGGAGGAGCGTCAGGTCCCGTTTTCTTCTCCGGCGTTTTGAATACAAAGATtacggtgcagaaggaaattGCACTCGCCTCCTCCGCCCCCCGGTACCCAACACAATGCACCAGCCGCCTGAGTCCACCGCCGCGGCGGCCGCCGCTGCAGACATTAGTGCTAGGAAGATGGCGCACCCGGCAATGTTCCCTCGAAGGGGCAGCGGTAGTGGCAGCGCCTCTGCTCTCAATGCAGCAGGTACCAGCGTTGGTAGTGCTGCCACCACTTCTGAGGATTTTCCGCCTCCGTCGCTGCTCCAGCCGCCGCCTCCTGCAGCATCTTCCACGTCGGGACCACAGCCTCCGCCTCCACAAAGCCTGAACCTCCTTTCTCAGGCTCAGCTGCAGGCACAGCCTCTTGCTCCAGGCGGAActcagatgaaaaagaaaagtggcTTCCAGATAACTAGCGTTACTCCAGCTCAGATCTCTGCCAGTATCAGCTCTAACAACAGTATAGCAGAGGACACTGAGAGCTATGACGATCTGGATGAATCGCACACGGAAGATCTCTCTTCTTCCGAAATCCTTGATGTGTCACTTTCCAGGGCTACTGACTTAGGGGAGCCAGAACGCAGCTCCTCAGAAGAGACTCTGAATAACTTCCAGGAAGCTGAGACACCTGGGGCAGTCTCTCCCAACCAGCCCCACCTTCCCCAGCCTCATTTGCCTCACCTTCCACAACAGAATGTTGTGATCAATGGGAATGCTCATCCACACCaccttcatcaccaccatcatatTCATCATGGGCACCACCTTCACCATGGGCACCATCATCCATCCCATGCTGCTGTGGCCAGTGCATCCATTCCTGGAGGGCCACCCTCAAGCCCAGTGTCCAGAAAACTCTCTACAACTGGAAGCTCTGATGGTGTTATGCCAGTTGCACCAGCTTCTGCTGTATCATCGAGTGGCTCACCTGCATCTGTAATGACTAATATCCGTGCACCAAGTACTACAGGCGGTATAGGTATAAATTCTGTTACTGGCGCTAGTACAATGAGTAATGTTAACATTGCTGCTGTGAGTAGTTTCAATCCTAATGTGACAAGCAGCATGCTTGGTAATGCTAATATAAGTACAAGCAGTATTCCTAGTGCTGCTAGTGTAAGTGTTGGGCCTGGTGTTTCCAGTGGTGTTAACGTGAGTATCTTGAGTGGCATGGGCAATGGTACTGTTTCTTCCTCCACTGTTGTTAACAGTGTTCCTAATGCAGCTGCAGGGATGACTGTGGGATTGGCTTCAAGTCAGCAGCAGCAACAACCAACAGTTAACACATCAAGGTTCAGAGTTGTGAAGTTAGATTCTACTTCTGAGCCTTTTAAAAAAGGTAGATGGACTTGCACTGAattctatgaaaaagaaaatgctgtacCTGCTACAGAAGGTGTGGTGGTAAATAAAGTGGTGGAGACTGTAAAACAAAACCCGACAGAAGTGACTTCTGAGAGGGAGAGCACTAGTGGGAGTTCAGTGAGCAGTAGTGTCAGCACACTGAGTCACTATACAGAGAGTGTGGGCAGTGGAGAGATGGGAGCCCCTGCTGTGGtggtgcagcagcagcagcaacaacaacaacaaccaccaccaccaccaccaccacaaccagctCTTCAAGGTGTGGCCCTCCAACAGATGGATTTCAGTAGCACTGGTCCACAGAGTATTTCAGCAGTCAGTATACCACAGAGTATTTCTCAGTCACAGATGTCACAAGTACAGTTACAGTCTCAAGAACTGAGCTATCAACAAAAGCAGGGTCTTCAACCAGTACCTCTGCAAGCCACTATCAATGCTGCAACTGGTATCCAGCCATCATCTGTAAATGTGGTTGGTGTAACTTCAGCTTTAGGTCAGCAGCCTTCCATTTCCAGTTTGGCTCAACCCCAACTGCCATATTCTCAGACGGCTCCTCCAGTGCAAACTCCCCTTCCAGGGGCACCACCCCAACAGTTACAGTATGGACAACAACAACCAATGGTTTCTACACAAATGGCCCCAGGCCATGTTCAATCAGTGACTCAAAATCCTACTCCAGAATATGTACAGCAGCAGCCAGTTCTTCAAACAGCAATGTCCTCTGGGCAGTCCAGTTCTGCAGGAGTGGGAACAGGAGCAGCAGTGATTCCTGTGGCTCAGCCCCAGGGTATCCAACTGCCAGTCCAGTCCACAGCAGTCCAAGCACAACCTGCAGGGGCATCTGGCCAGCCTGTTGGCCAGGCTCAAACAGCAGTGTCTGCTGTACCTACTGGCACTCAAATTGCAAATATTGGTCAACAGGCAAACATACCTACTGCAGTGCAGCAGCCCTCTACCCAGGTTACACCTTCAGTTATTCAGCAAGGTGCTCCTCCATCTTCACAAGTAGTTCCACCTGCTCAAACTGGGATTATTCATCAGGGAGTTCAAACTAGTGCTTCAAGCCTTCCTCAACAATTGGTTATTGCACCCCAGAGTACCTTGTTAACTGTGCCTCCTCAGCCACAAGGAGTAGAACCAATAGCTCAAGGAGTGGTTTCACAGCAGTTGCCCGCAGTTGGTCCTTTGCCCTCTGCTAGTAGTATTTCTGTTACAAATCAGGTTAGTTCAACTGGTCTTTCTGGAATGCCTTCTGCCCCAACAAACTTGGTTCCATCACAGAATATAGCACAAGCCCCTGCTACCCAAAATGGTAATTTGGTTCAAAGTGTTAGTCAACCTCCCTTGATAGCAACTAATATAAATTTGCCTTTGGCACCACAGATACCACTAAGTTCTACTCAGTTCTCTACACAATCATTAGCTCAGGCAATTGGAAGCCAAATCGAAGATGCCAGGCGCACAGCGGAGCCCTCCTTAGTTGGCTTACCTCAGACTATCAGTGGTGACAGTGGGGGAGTGTCAGCAGTTTCAGATGGGAGTAGCAGCAGCCTAGCAGCCTCTGCTTCTCTTTTCCCGTTGAAGGTGCTACCGCTGACGACACCCCTGGTGGATGGCGAGGATGAGAG TGCTGAGACTAAGAACCTTTGTTGGTTGGTTGATAGAGAACAAGAGAGCACAGTCCTCGGTCCACTAACAG CTCTCTATTTCAGTGCTTCTCTCCTACCAGAGGTGCAAGGAGTGATCCTAGAACCACAGATTCAGCCAAGACCACGGAGAGCTTTTGACGTCAGGGGTCCACTTTCTCTACTGAACCCTTGGAGACAGAATATCCAGCTTCTGGAGAGAGTGGGAAAGGATTATAAACAA ATTTCTTTCAACTGGTAA
- the Tsc22d1 gene encoding TSC22 domain family protein 1 isoform X6, whose amino-acid sequence MERSLGSRCHRRRCAPAVLREDPASLRARQRLVAGLSVPGVPPPPHSQPRRSGPSRGQRFLPEQPPRAQGLALGGRSGRRFRLRRRRRRRNRARRSVRSRFLLRRFEYKDYGAEGNCTRLLRPPVPNTMHQPPESTAAAAAAADISARKMAHPAMFPRRGSGSGSASALNAAGTSVGSAATTSEDFPPPSLLQPPPPAASSTSGPQPPPPQSLNLLSQAQLQAQPLAPGGTQMKKKSGFQITSVTPAQISASISSNNSIAEDTESYDDLDESHTEDLSSSEILDVSLSRATDLGEPERSSSEETLNNFQEAETPGAVSPNQPHLPQPHLPHLPQQNVVINGNAHPHHLHHHHHIHHGHHLHHGHHHPSHAAVASASIPGGPPSSPVSRKLSTTGSSDGVMPVAPASAVSSSGSPASVMTNIRAPSTTGGIGINSVTGASTMSNVNIAAVSSFNPNVTSSMLGNANISTSSIPSAASVSVGPGVSSGVNVSILSGMGNGTVSSSTVVNSVPNAAAGMTVGLASSQQQQQPTVNTSRFRVVKLDSTSEPFKKGRWTCTEFYEKENAVPATEGVVVNKVVETVKQNPTEVTSERESTSGSSVSSSVSTLSHYTESVGSGEMGAPAVVVQQQQQQQQQPPPPPPPQPALQGVALQQMDFSSTGPQSISAVSIPQSISQSQMSQVQLQSQELSYQQKQGLQPVPLQATINAATGIQPSSVNVVGVTSALGQQPSISSLAQPQLPYSQTAPPVQTPLPGAPPQQLQYGQQQPMVSTQMAPGHVQSVTQNPTPEYVQQQPVLQTAMSSGQSSSAGVGTGAAVIPVAQPQGIQLPVQSTAVQAQPAGASGQPVGQAQTAVSAVPTGTQIANIGQQANIPTAVQQPSTQVTPSVIQQGAPPSSQVVPPAQTGIIHQGVQTSASSLPQQLVIAPQSTLLTVPPQPQGVEPIAQGVVSQQLPAVGPLPSASSISVTNQVLPLTTPLVDGEDESAETKNLCWLVDREQESTVLGPLTALYFSASLLPEVQGVILEPQIQPRPRRAFDVRGPLSLLNPWRQNIQLLERVGKDYKQISFNW is encoded by the exons ATGGAGCGGTCCCTGGGCTCTCGCTGCCACCGCCGTCGCTGCGCCCCGGCCGTGCTCCGCGAGGACCCGGCGTCTCTGCGCGCCCGCCAGCGCCTCGTTGCTGGGCTCTCCGTACCGGGCGTCCCGCCGCCGCCCCACTCACAGCCGCGCCGCTCCGGCCCCAGCCGCGGCCAGCGTTTTCTCCCGGAGCAGCCGCCGCGAGCCCAGGGG CTCGCCCTCGGAGGCAGGAGCGGCCGGCGCTTTCGGctgcggaggaggaggagaaggaggaatcgCGCCCGGAGGAGCGTCAGGTCCCGTTTTCTTCTCCGGCGTTTTGAATACAAAGATtacggtgcagaaggaaattGCACTCGCCTCCTCCGCCCCCCGGTACCCAACACAATGCACCAGCCGCCTGAGTCCACCGCCGCGGCGGCCGCCGCTGCAGACATTAGTGCTAGGAAGATGGCGCACCCGGCAATGTTCCCTCGAAGGGGCAGCGGTAGTGGCAGCGCCTCTGCTCTCAATGCAGCAGGTACCAGCGTTGGTAGTGCTGCCACCACTTCTGAGGATTTTCCGCCTCCGTCGCTGCTCCAGCCGCCGCCTCCTGCAGCATCTTCCACGTCGGGACCACAGCCTCCGCCTCCACAAAGCCTGAACCTCCTTTCTCAGGCTCAGCTGCAGGCACAGCCTCTTGCTCCAGGCGGAActcagatgaaaaagaaaagtggcTTCCAGATAACTAGCGTTACTCCAGCTCAGATCTCTGCCAGTATCAGCTCTAACAACAGTATAGCAGAGGACACTGAGAGCTATGACGATCTGGATGAATCGCACACGGAAGATCTCTCTTCTTCCGAAATCCTTGATGTGTCACTTTCCAGGGCTACTGACTTAGGGGAGCCAGAACGCAGCTCCTCAGAAGAGACTCTGAATAACTTCCAGGAAGCTGAGACACCTGGGGCAGTCTCTCCCAACCAGCCCCACCTTCCCCAGCCTCATTTGCCTCACCTTCCACAACAGAATGTTGTGATCAATGGGAATGCTCATCCACACCaccttcatcaccaccatcatatTCATCATGGGCACCACCTTCACCATGGGCACCATCATCCATCCCATGCTGCTGTGGCCAGTGCATCCATTCCTGGAGGGCCACCCTCAAGCCCAGTGTCCAGAAAACTCTCTACAACTGGAAGCTCTGATGGTGTTATGCCAGTTGCACCAGCTTCTGCTGTATCATCGAGTGGCTCACCTGCATCTGTAATGACTAATATCCGTGCACCAAGTACTACAGGCGGTATAGGTATAAATTCTGTTACTGGCGCTAGTACAATGAGTAATGTTAACATTGCTGCTGTGAGTAGTTTCAATCCTAATGTGACAAGCAGCATGCTTGGTAATGCTAATATAAGTACAAGCAGTATTCCTAGTGCTGCTAGTGTAAGTGTTGGGCCTGGTGTTTCCAGTGGTGTTAACGTGAGTATCTTGAGTGGCATGGGCAATGGTACTGTTTCTTCCTCCACTGTTGTTAACAGTGTTCCTAATGCAGCTGCAGGGATGACTGTGGGATTGGCTTCAAGTCAGCAGCAGCAACAACCAACAGTTAACACATCAAGGTTCAGAGTTGTGAAGTTAGATTCTACTTCTGAGCCTTTTAAAAAAGGTAGATGGACTTGCACTGAattctatgaaaaagaaaatgctgtacCTGCTACAGAAGGTGTGGTGGTAAATAAAGTGGTGGAGACTGTAAAACAAAACCCGACAGAAGTGACTTCTGAGAGGGAGAGCACTAGTGGGAGTTCAGTGAGCAGTAGTGTCAGCACACTGAGTCACTATACAGAGAGTGTGGGCAGTGGAGAGATGGGAGCCCCTGCTGTGGtggtgcagcagcagcagcaacaacaacaacaaccaccaccaccaccaccaccacaaccagctCTTCAAGGTGTGGCCCTCCAACAGATGGATTTCAGTAGCACTGGTCCACAGAGTATTTCAGCAGTCAGTATACCACAGAGTATTTCTCAGTCACAGATGTCACAAGTACAGTTACAGTCTCAAGAACTGAGCTATCAACAAAAGCAGGGTCTTCAACCAGTACCTCTGCAAGCCACTATCAATGCTGCAACTGGTATCCAGCCATCATCTGTAAATGTGGTTGGTGTAACTTCAGCTTTAGGTCAGCAGCCTTCCATTTCCAGTTTGGCTCAACCCCAACTGCCATATTCTCAGACGGCTCCTCCAGTGCAAACTCCCCTTCCAGGGGCACCACCCCAACAGTTACAGTATGGACAACAACAACCAATGGTTTCTACACAAATGGCCCCAGGCCATGTTCAATCAGTGACTCAAAATCCTACTCCAGAATATGTACAGCAGCAGCCAGTTCTTCAAACAGCAATGTCCTCTGGGCAGTCCAGTTCTGCAGGAGTGGGAACAGGAGCAGCAGTGATTCCTGTGGCTCAGCCCCAGGGTATCCAACTGCCAGTCCAGTCCACAGCAGTCCAAGCACAACCTGCAGGGGCATCTGGCCAGCCTGTTGGCCAGGCTCAAACAGCAGTGTCTGCTGTACCTACTGGCACTCAAATTGCAAATATTGGTCAACAGGCAAACATACCTACTGCAGTGCAGCAGCCCTCTACCCAGGTTACACCTTCAGTTATTCAGCAAGGTGCTCCTCCATCTTCACAAGTAGTTCCACCTGCTCAAACTGGGATTATTCATCAGGGAGTTCAAACTAGTGCTTCAAGCCTTCCTCAACAATTGGTTATTGCACCCCAGAGTACCTTGTTAACTGTGCCTCCTCAGCCACAAGGAGTAGAACCAATAGCTCAAGGAGTGGTTTCACAGCAGTTGCCCGCAGTTGGTCCTTTGCCCTCTGCTAGTAGTATTTCTGTTACAAATCAG GTGCTACCGCTGACGACACCCCTGGTGGATGGCGAGGATGAGAG TGCTGAGACTAAGAACCTTTGTTGGTTGGTTGATAGAGAACAAGAGAGCACAGTCCTCGGTCCACTAACAG CTCTCTATTTCAGTGCTTCTCTCCTACCAGAGGTGCAAGGAGTGATCCTAGAACCACAGATTCAGCCAAGACCACGGAGAGCTTTTGACGTCAGGGGTCCACTTTCTCTACTGAACCCTTGGAGACAGAATATCCAGCTTCTGGAGAGAGTGGGAAAGGATTATAAACAA ATTTCTTTCAACTGGTAA